The Burkholderia pyrrocinia genome has a segment encoding these proteins:
- a CDS encoding c-type cytochrome has protein sequence MNRLCKSLMVLQVAAGFVGFVAEANAADAAKPDLDRGKAIAGQVCASCHGADGNSASGSFPKLAGQHPEYLVKQLNDFKTQPGAKGPVRTNAVMVGFASALSADDMRNVAAYYGSQTTKLGTARDAATVPIGQKIYRGGIAEKGVPACASCHGPTGQGIPVQYPRLSGQWADYTVAQLTAFQQGAGARSNNEAMQQIATRLSDNEIKAVADYIAGLR, from the coding sequence ATGAATCGACTGTGCAAGTCTCTGATGGTGCTTCAGGTTGCAGCAGGGTTCGTAGGTTTCGTAGCGGAGGCAAACGCGGCGGATGCGGCAAAGCCGGATCTCGACCGCGGCAAGGCGATTGCCGGGCAAGTCTGCGCGTCGTGTCACGGTGCCGACGGCAATAGCGCGTCGGGCAGTTTCCCGAAGCTTGCCGGCCAGCATCCCGAATATCTGGTCAAGCAGTTGAACGACTTCAAGACGCAGCCGGGCGCGAAGGGGCCGGTGCGTACCAACGCGGTGATGGTCGGATTCGCGAGCGCGCTGAGCGCGGACGACATGCGCAACGTCGCCGCGTACTACGGGTCGCAGACGACGAAGCTCGGTACCGCACGCGATGCGGCGACCGTGCCGATCGGCCAGAAGATCTATCGCGGCGGCATCGCGGAGAAGGGCGTGCCCGCCTGCGCGAGCTGCCACGGGCCGACAGGCCAGGGGATCCCGGTCCAGTACCCGCGTCTGTCGGGGCAGTGGGCCGATTACACGGTCGCGCAGTTGACCGCGTTCCAGCAGGGTGCCGGCGCGCGCAGCAACAACGAGGCGATGCAGCAGATCGCGACGCGCCTGTCGGACAACGAGATCAAGGCCGTCGCGGATTACATCGCGGGCCTGCGTTGA